In Clostridium thermosuccinogenes, the genomic stretch ACTCCAAGGCGTCCCCTGCATACTCTACATGTACCGATTTATCTGAACTGACTATGCCGGTGTCCCAAACTATATTTTTAAAAGAATCATCATCTTTTGACACCTGAATTCGATAAGCTTTCTGCATTACACTCCGTCCATCCGCAATCAGCTGCCATGAAAGTCTGGGAGCTGCCACATCTATACCCATAGGGTTTTCCCTATACTCGCATCTTAGTTTTTTAACTTTCAGCATCTTCAAACACTCCTTTATAAATCTAAGGTCAAATCTGGATTTACAAACTTACCCTTGGCATTAATAATTGCTAATCATAAGTTCCGGGTTTGCTGGAATAATTTTTATCCATACTGTTTTAGGTTTAGCCTAAATACGCGATATTTAGCCATACTTTATCATAACTTCCGCATAATAAATTGTCATGCATATCGTCACTTATTCTATATAATTATATAATAATCATTTATTGCGCTTGTTAATAATACCTCATACACCTCCATACATCCAATATAAGCCTGTATCTGCCAGGATCCATTCCTTTGAAAGGTACATTGCTGGTACAGAATACATGCCCTTCCTCGGGTTTATCGTAAATAAGGCAGTATTTCAGCACTGGTAGTCACATCTTCATCCGTCCCTGTCTGAAGAGCTGCGTAACTCACATTTCCACACAGACATACCTTGTCTCCTACCAAGCGCTTTACTTCACTTATTTCTACACCGGTCATCGAGTCCAATGAATGTAAGGCGTGAAGTATGCATTCTACTAGTTGGTTTAGCATCGGCATGATATTCAAACGGTATGCTTAATGGTAAAAAGCCCCTCCTTTTTTGCTTCATCTGCTATATTATAAAGACACGGCTATCCAAGTTCTTCAAGCACAGCCAATGAAAGGAAAGCTGGAGTTGTAGCAATAATTTGAGCATAGGAACAGGCAATCCACACCATTTCCCCGACACACCTTATTTTTATGATGGCTGCCTGTGCTATATCTTCAGCTCTAGCCTTTATTTCATTCGGATCATCAGCAATGCATAGACAAAATCGTACATGGCATTGCCATCCGGAATTGAAAATGTGCCGTCTCTATAGAAACCTATCATCATTGTGTCACCTATAAGCTCGCATAGATATTTAAAGAAGAGTTTCATTTCTTCCGGTAGTATATCCTCTTTCAAAAACAAATTCATATTACCGGGACCATAACCTAAGACTATGGAATGTTCAAGGCTGCTGTAGACATGTACGAAATGCTCTTAAAGATAAAGTATTTTTCTTCTTTCTCCTTTTGGCAAAGCTTTGCCAGATTATGCGGCAATAAGTTCCCGGTAATGAACTTTTTCCAAACATTTTTTCTTTCAGATGAAACTCCAGTTCAAAAGAAGGTTATGTACCAGATTTCCACAGGTGGAAATACTTAAGGGGAATAAATCACGAGCCAGTATCCTTCTAAAGCTCTTGCATAAGAGTTTTAAAAAAATACCACTGCAGCTAAACTCACTAAAAAATACATCCTGAACTGCTCTTCCCAGGGTAAGAGCAATACCGTTCTTAGACCACAAATTAAAGCACCCTGCCCAACGCTGAAAGGGAATCAAAAATATAATCAGGTTTTACATCTGATTTTTCCACATCTTCAATTCTGGTTTCACCGGTGAGAACAAGTATTCCTGTGATTCCGTTTCTTACTCCTACTGCTATATCCGTATAGAGCCTGTCGCCAACAAATGCCAGTTCGTCATCTCCCATGCCCGTAATCAATTTGATCATATCCACCGTTTCCCTAAAGGGTTTTCCGAGAAATTTCGGTTTCTTTCCGGTGGATGATTCGACCATTGCGCACATCGATCCACAGTCAGGTATAAAGCCATTCTCCGTCGGGCAATTATAGTCTATATGCGTAGCAAGGAACAATGCCCCATTTCTTATATAAGTGCATGCCTTTGATACTTTTTCATAAGTCAGGGTCGTATCAAACCCGAACACTACAATATCAGGATTATTTTCAGTTAATCTGATGCCATTGCTCTTGAAGCTTTCCACAAGCATTTCTGTTCCCACCAGATAAACTCCTGCATCAGGATAATTCTCTTTAAGGTACTTTATCGTAACATCACCGGAGGTTACTATAGTTTGCTCTTCTACGAAACAGCCCATGTTTGCAAGCTTTTTTTTATAAAACTTGCTGTTTTTTGAAGAGTTATTGGTAAAAAACAGGAAACCCCTGTTTTTAGCTTTCAGTTTTTCTATGAAATCCAGGGAACCGTCAATAAGCTTATCCCCCAGATAAAAAGTACCATCCATATCCAGTACAAAAAGTTTTTTAGACCTGAGAGCCTCTAAGTTATTTGTCATAAGCCATCATGCCCATAAAACCTGTCTGCCAGTGTTGCAGCAAATTTCTTTAGTTTCCCTTGCTCATCACAAAAACGAAGTATTGTGTATTTATCCCTCATGTACATGGCATTCAACATACCATCCATAAACATCTCCCGATCAATGCCTAACTCCCTGGGATTTGTCTTTGCCCCGACTTTTTCCAGCAATCTCCTAACATAAGATGAAGAAGGGTACTCTATACCCTGTGGAAGCTTATCTGCAATCATTTCATACAGTATTGCGGTTATAAGCGTCGCAGTTCCTACTGCATTTCCGTGTAGAGGATGTTTCATACCCCTTTCAATTGCCTTGATTTCCCAATAATGTGCCAATTGATGCTCGGTTCCCGATGCAGGTCTGGAAATTCCCACCAAGCCCATCGAAATTCCTGTCAATATCAAAGCTTCTATTAAGCTGCCAATAGCTGCCTCGTCCCTGCATGTCAGCCCATCAGTACTGTTTATGCATTTATCGACGGCATTTTGAACAAGCTTGGCCGTTGTTTCACAGTAATACTCTTTCGCCATTATCCTTGCTAGCTGCCAGTCAGCTTTTGCGGTGAGTTTTCCAAGAATATCCCCATATCCTGCCTTGATCATTTCCATTGGAGCGTCTTTCATAACAGATGTATCAGCAAATATTGCATAGGGATATTTCGCTTGGAATGTAATCTTTTTATTTCCTACAACCAAAGGCGAGCCAACAGATGCATATCCATCCATTGAAGGAGCCGTACCAGTAATCGCAAAAGGTATTTTGGTTCTGAAGGCAACTATTCTGGACAAGTCATTTAACACACCGGAACCCACTGCAAGTATGATTGAGACATCATTATCAAGCTCAATCAGCAGTCTTCCCACTAAATTCATATCCGGTATGAGATCGTTCTCACCAACTTCAAACATAAATGACTTATAATTAAAGCCTTTTTCTTGTAGCCTGTTTACAACTCTGTTTCCAAGCACCCTATATGTGTTGCTGTCAGACACTACAAACAACTTTCCTTTCTTAAATGGCTCCAGAGCTTTAACCAATTCATCCAGTATGTTGGTTCTTACCACCAGTTTTTCAATATCAACTGAATGCTTTTTTCCGCAACTGCAGTTAAATGACAGCCCCGGCAAGTCTTCTATATTAATGTTAAATAAATCCTTTTCCTCTATCATATTCAACTTTACTCACTTCCATATACCTATTATAAATTTCCCACGAAATGAAGTTTTTTGAAACAGAATCATAGCTTTCATCTAGAATTCAGCAAAATAAAGTTTCTTTGTTACACCATACCTATTAGAGAAAAACTTTTATATGAGTATTTCCATCATCGGCTTACCATCGGTATCTGGCATGGATACTCCCAGCATTTTGGCAAAAGTCGGGGCTTCATCCACAAGCTGCCCTTGTTCCAAAAAAACCTTCTTTTTAAATCCAGGTCCTATTCCCATAAAGGGAGGTTGAGGACCTTTATCAGGAAGATGCCCATGAGCTCCGTGGTAAAACCTGTAATTACCAGGGTCACAAGGAATTACGTAAGGAGATGTCCAACTGTTTCCAAATGCAGTATACCCATCGGTCTCCAAAACAAAAGAAAAGCCTCCGTCCAGAAATTCCTTCTCGTTAATTTCTTCCCTGGTAAAAACTCTTTCGAATCCGTAAACCCTTTCGTCACACAGAAAATGAAGATACTCCTCCACCTCTTTTGATAGAACAGTATCAGAGGGATTTTTCAGATAAACATGTGCAGAAAGACTGGCTGATTGAGAATAAACCTTCCAGTCTGCCAGATTTCCATTTTCATCTGTTTTAATCCATCCTTTTCTTAAGAACAATACATTGGGATGGACAAAACGGCGTATTTCAAGCTGGCCATGATCGCTGAGCACAACAAAATTAGTTTCATCAATAATCCCTGCTTCTCTGGTAGCTTCAATAATCTGCCCCAGCCATTTATCTGCTATGCGAAACCCCTCAAAAACCTTATCGGAGAACAGTCCTGTATCATGTCGGAAAGAGTCAATGTGAGCCGGATGTATCATTAAAAGATGGGGCTTAAACTTCTTTATTATGCAGCATGCACACGAAACAATAAATTCATCTGCTTGCGGGTGCTTTCGTTCCTCCAGCATACCTAGATTTGGCAAGACAATTTCTCTTACAACATCTTCTGAAGAACCTGAGCGTCTGAAAGCATCCTCAGGAGTATCACCTGGAAACTGAGTCCAGTATTCATTGATAAGGTAGTCAATGCACTTCATGTTACCAGTAACCGGCCAGAAGACAGAAGCAGTTTTCAGCCCTGCATTTTTTGCATATTCAAAAATCGTAGGGGATTTTATAACATCACCGAACCAGTTCCACGACAAATGCTTCTTACCAGGTTCAAACACCTCGTTGTTGATTACTCCATGGCGGTTTGGGTAGTTACCTGTCATAATGCTGACATGCGCCGGATAGGTAAGCGTAGGATAAATGGAGCGCATTTTACTTATAACGGAGCCTTCCCTGAAAAACGGACGAAAGCTATCCAATGATTTAAGATATTCAAGATCTTCACTAACCATGGCATCCATGGAAATGACAATAAGCCGCTGCTGTTTTATCAATTGAAAATACCTCTTTTCTATGTCGGAAATATTCGTGAAGCTTCTTTAATTTACCGTATGGACATAAGGTCATGATTCTTTTACGGTAATACAGACAGCTTTTTCCGGTAATAGGCTTTCTTTTTTCTGAAATCTGCAGGATTCTGACCCACCAGCTTGGTAAATATCCTGGAAAAATAGTGTGGATCACTGATACCAACATTCTCAGAAATCTCATTGACTCTCAGGTCAGTTTGGGAAAGAAGCTCTTTTGCCTTATCTATCCGAACCTTGGTCAGATAGTCGCTGAAAGGCTGGTTGACTTCTCTCTTGAACAAAGCTCCGAACCAGCTTACACTAAGCTTTACGTGATTTGCCACAGATTGAATGCTGATCTTCTTATTATAGTTTTGGTTGATATATTCCAAAGCTTTTTTTATTTCATCTCGCATACCGGGAGCAATAACATCAGAATAAGCTATTATACTTTCTCTTATCTGATCTATAATCATTTCCAGATCGTAAACATTCTCCATTTTTTCGATGTGATTCACAATCCACTGCTGTAGGTTTTGAGAAGAACCGTCTGTGAGCATCACCTGACATGCAGGTGGAATAGAATGAGTCAGAACCTGCAGTAAAATGACAATTTCTTCCGGTACAGGACGGTATTTCTGGGTAACGTCAATAAACCATTGAGACAGGATTTCAGCTGCATCTTCCCCTTGCCCGCCACAAGTTAATTCATGCAGCTTGTTAATGCAGGACTGGAATTCGGCAACGGGAAAACTGTGAAACTCCCAGGAAAGCTTCTCTTCACTCAAAATTCCGCTATGACCTGAAAAATAAAACAAATGTTGTTTGCAAAACTGAAGAGACTGGTAATATTGCGGAAGATTAAATAGGTCTCTTCCTGTTTTGCCTAAAATCATTTGAAATTCCAGGCAACTGAATTCATCTTGCTGTGCAAGTCTGTCGTAAATATTTCTTAAAAGCTTTTCACTTCTTTCTTCAAAATCAAAATCGCATCTTTTGTCTGAATACAGCATAACGCAAACCTTGTCAACATCTATTTCCGGGACGATACATTTTATGCATTCGTCTTCAGACCAATTTTCAGCGGCAAGAAACTTCTCTGACAACTCCAATGAACGCATTTTTCTATAACAAAATAACCCCAGCCTAAATGAGGAAATAAAAGTGCCATAATACTGTAGTTGTTTAATGCTCTGTGCTATATAAACCTCTGAGCCGGCGTGAAAAATATTTCCTATAATGCTTCTCAGGTTCTGGCGCATCAACAGCCTTTCCTGATCGATGGATTTTGCCACACGGTCCATCGTTTTAATAAAATCCGATTCCTGCAGCATTATTTTAATAACATAGTCCTGCGCGCCAAGACGAAGAGCTGACTGCGCTTTATCAAAATCATCATAACAAGTAAGCATTACCACCTTAGGTGGATTAGGCATTTTCTGCACTTGCGCAAGCAACTGAAGCCCATCCATGACCGGCATGACAATGTCGGCCACAATAATATCCGGCTTTAGCATTTCAATCTTTTCCAGTGCATCTTTTCCGTTTATCGCTTCCCCGATAATTTCATAATTGCAATCCTTTAATGAAAAAGACAGGAGCCGGTTCCTTGAAAACGGTTCATCATCCACAATGAGAATTTTCTTTTTCTTTGTCATCGAAACTAAATCCCTCCCTTAATGCTGCATTTTCTATCTAGACTGGCAAACGAATCAGAATGTCGGTTCCTTTTCCAACCTCACTTTTTAAAGTAAATTCTGACTCCTTCCCGTAATATAGAAAAATCCTGTCTCGAACATTAGCGATACCTATTCCCCCGGTTTTATTATCACGGCTGTCACCGGATAAAATTGATTCTATTTTTTCACTACTGATGCCTACGCCGTTGTCAGAAACCAAAATTGAAAGTCTCCTATTTTCCATCCAGGTTCTGATCAAAAGATGGCCTTTCCGCTTTTCTAAAGGAAGCAGGCCATGAAAAACGGCATTTTCCACAAGGGGTTGCAGTAAAAGTTTTAAGATAGCTACATTCCCTGTATCTTTCCCTTTTTCGATAGAATAGTCAAGGATTTCACCATACCGTATTTTTAACAATTCTATGTAATTACAGGTATAATCCAGTTCATCATCCAGATTCTGAAGCAGGTTTTTGCTAAGACCATAACGAAGCAGCTTGACAAGCTTGCTGAGCGCTTCGTGTACCTTTTCCCTTGGGCTTGAATCCACCATCATGTTAATTACGTCCAGCGTATTGTACAAAAAATGAGGCCTTATTTGAGACAGCAGAACATTCATATCCGATTCCGATTTCTGTTTGCTGATGGTTTTAACCTGTTCAATCAACTCCTTTACCATTTCAGACATATGATTGAACTGCATGGCAACTTCTCCGAACTCATCCTTTCTTTCCACCTTGATACGATAGTCAAAATCCCCTCCGCTGACATGGCGGATTCCCTTACTCAGATTATTCATGGGAACAGTAAACCATTCATGGATGAAAACAATATAAATTAACAGTAAACCTAAAAAGCCGACTATGATGACTGCAATAATTTTTAAATTAAATGGTTGGAATTTTGACTGAAGCTTATATATATCTGCTACTATAATAATGGACCAGTAGGGATTTGTCTTCATACTTGCATACGAGTAGCACATGTCGTTTTTTTCCAGATATCTAATCGCCGAATCCAAATCCTGCATTTCTTCAGGTGCAGAAGCGATAGGAGTCAAGTAATAGTACCCAGCATCTTTGTATTTGTAATTGTCAGCAAGTTTTCCGTTTTTTTCATACAAGTAGGTGGTAATCTCATAGTTTCCATTATAGATGGATGTGCTAGATAAAAACTCCGTTAGGCCGATGACAATACTCAACGCGCCGATATATTCATGATTATGGTATATGGGCATGACAGTAAGGCAAAGAGGCTGATAAATGTCATTGCTGGTGTCAATATTGGAATAAAATTTCTCACTCCAGGATATGCCCTTTGAATTTTTTTCTAACAGTTCCCGAATTATGTTTTTTTCTTGCTCTCCAAAATGCCAGTAAGTTATGGGATAGCCAATCTCTTTTCCGTCCTTTCCAATAAACACAATGCCTTTGATGCATGTGCTCCTGTTGTGGAAAATAATGCTGATTACATTATCAAGGTTACTTATATCATCG encodes the following:
- a CDS encoding sn-glycerol-1-phosphate dehydrogenase; its protein translation is MIEEKDLFNINIEDLPGLSFNCSCGKKHSVDIEKLVVRTNILDELVKALEPFKKGKLFVVSDSNTYRVLGNRVVNRLQEKGFNYKSFMFEVGENDLIPDMNLVGRLLIELDNDVSIILAVGSGVLNDLSRIVAFRTKIPFAITGTAPSMDGYASVGSPLVVGNKKITFQAKYPYAIFADTSVMKDAPMEMIKAGYGDILGKLTAKADWQLARIMAKEYYCETTAKLVQNAVDKCINSTDGLTCRDEAAIGSLIEALILTGISMGLVGISRPASGTEHQLAHYWEIKAIERGMKHPLHGNAVGTATLITAILYEMIADKLPQGIEYPSSSYVRRLLEKVGAKTNPRELGIDREMFMDGMLNAMYMRDKYTILRFCDEQGKLKKFAATLADRFYGHDGL
- a CDS encoding HAD-IIA family hydrolase translates to MTNNLEALRSKKLFVLDMDGTFYLGDKLIDGSLDFIEKLKAKNRGFLFFTNNSSKNSKFYKKKLANMGCFVEEQTIVTSGDVTIKYLKENYPDAGVYLVGTEMLVESFKSNGIRLTENNPDIVVFGFDTTLTYEKVSKACTYIRNGALFLATHIDYNCPTENGFIPDCGSMCAMVESSTGKKPKFLGKPFRETVDMIKLITGMGDDELAFVGDRLYTDIAVGVRNGITGILVLTGETRIEDVEKSDVKPDYIFDSLSALGRVL
- a CDS encoding sensor histidine kinase; the encoded protein is MQKLTEQVMFSLTNSTDSINELLVNIKSNGIVNDDISNLDNVISIIFHNRSTCIKGIVFIGKDGKEIGYPITYWHFGEQEKNIIRELLEKNSKGISWSEKFYSNIDTSNDIYQPLCLTVMPIYHNHEYIGALSIVIGLTEFLSSTSIYNGNYEITTYLYEKNGKLADNYKYKDAGYYYLTPIASAPEEMQDLDSAIRYLEKNDMCYSYASMKTNPYWSIIIVADIYKLQSKFQPFNLKIIAVIIVGFLGLLLIYIVFIHEWFTVPMNNLSKGIRHVSGGDFDYRIKVERKDEFGEVAMQFNHMSEMVKELIEQVKTISKQKSESDMNVLLSQIRPHFLYNTLDVINMMVDSSPREKVHEALSKLVKLLRYGLSKNLLQNLDDELDYTCNYIELLKIRYGEILDYSIEKGKDTGNVAILKLLLQPLVENAVFHGLLPLEKRKGHLLIRTWMENRRLSILVSDNGVGISSEKIESILSGDSRDNKTGGIGIANVRDRIFLYYGKESEFTLKSEVGKGTDILIRLPV
- a CDS encoding alkaline phosphatase family protein; amino-acid sequence: MIKQQRLIVISMDAMVSEDLEYLKSLDSFRPFFREGSVISKMRSIYPTLTYPAHVSIMTGNYPNRHGVINNEVFEPGKKHLSWNWFGDVIKSPTIFEYAKNAGLKTASVFWPVTGNMKCIDYLINEYWTQFPGDTPEDAFRRSGSSEDVVREIVLPNLGMLEERKHPQADEFIVSCACCIIKKFKPHLLMIHPAHIDSFRHDTGLFSDKVFEGFRIADKWLGQIIEATREAGIIDETNFVVLSDHGQLEIRRFVHPNVLFLRKGWIKTDENGNLADWKVYSQSASLSAHVYLKNPSDTVLSKEVEEYLHFLCDERVYGFERVFTREEINEKEFLDGGFSFVLETDGYTAFGNSWTSPYVIPCDPGNYRFYHGAHGHLPDKGPQPPFMGIGPGFKKKVFLEQGQLVDEAPTFAKMLGVSMPDTDGKPMMEILI
- a CDS encoding response regulator transcription factor, translating into MTKKKKILIVDDEPFSRNRLLSFSLKDCNYEIIGEAINGKDALEKIEMLKPDIIVADIVMPVMDGLQLLAQVQKMPNPPKVVMLTCYDDFDKAQSALRLGAQDYVIKIMLQESDFIKTMDRVAKSIDQERLLMRQNLRSIIGNIFHAGSEVYIAQSIKQLQYYGTFISSFRLGLFCYRKMRSLELSEKFLAAENWSEDECIKCIVPEIDVDKVCVMLYSDKRCDFDFEERSEKLLRNIYDRLAQQDEFSCLEFQMILGKTGRDLFNLPQYYQSLQFCKQHLFYFSGHSGILSEEKLSWEFHSFPVAEFQSCINKLHELTCGGQGEDAAEILSQWFIDVTQKYRPVPEEIVILLQVLTHSIPPACQVMLTDGSSQNLQQWIVNHIEKMENVYDLEMIIDQIRESIIAYSDVIAPGMRDEIKKALEYINQNYNKKISIQSVANHVKLSVSWFGALFKREVNQPFSDYLTKVRIDKAKELLSQTDLRVNEISENVGISDPHYFSRIFTKLVGQNPADFRKKKAYYRKKLSVLP